One genomic segment of Nitrospira sp. includes these proteins:
- a CDS encoding carotenoid biosynthesis protein, whose product MEYVTLFFKTILFRPYVFAFLAAFLFAAIQLIGWPRTWRFWLISWATAFICEYSSTRNGIPFGWYHYNGSTLGQELYFSNIPFMDSISFSFLLYAAYCVALCLLLPIDRTAASALPLRSLRLDINTRTSWRLWILTALLFAFIDMVIDPVALRGDRWFLGKIYYYPDPGWHFGVPFANYVGWAVVGLISLAIYFPLDRRLPALNSFPSAATTLKLLLGVGLYYGVLVFNLAMTFWIGESFMGLSGLLMHVPVLILLASRLVETSQRPVAS is encoded by the coding sequence GTGGAGTACGTCACCCTCTTCTTCAAAACTATCCTCTTTCGTCCCTACGTCTTCGCCTTCCTGGCGGCCTTTCTCTTTGCCGCGATCCAACTGATCGGCTGGCCGCGAACCTGGCGCTTCTGGCTGATCAGCTGGGCGACAGCCTTCATCTGCGAGTACTCCTCGACGCGCAACGGCATTCCCTTCGGCTGGTACCACTACAACGGTTCGACGCTTGGACAGGAACTGTATTTTTCCAACATCCCGTTCATGGATTCGATCTCGTTCAGTTTTCTGCTCTACGCCGCCTATTGCGTGGCGCTCTGTCTCTTGCTGCCGATCGATCGCACCGCCGCCTCCGCGCTGCCTCTGAGATCCCTGCGCCTGGACATCAACACACGCACAAGCTGGCGTCTCTGGATTCTGACAGCGCTGCTATTCGCCTTCATCGATATGGTCATCGACCCGGTCGCGCTCCGCGGTGATCGCTGGTTCCTCGGCAAGATCTACTACTACCCTGATCCCGGCTGGCACTTCGGTGTGCCCTTCGCCAACTACGTCGGCTGGGCCGTCGTCGGACTGATTTCGCTCGCCATCTACTTTCCCCTCGACCGCCGGTTGCCCGCGCTGAATTCCTTCCCCTCGGCCGCCACCACGCTCAAGCTCCTGCTTGGAGTCGGTCTCTACTACGGAGTCTTGGTCTTCAACCTCGCGATGACCTTCTGGATCGGCGAGTCCTTCATGGGGTTGAGCGGCTTGCTCATGCATGTGCCGGTGCTCATCCTGCTCGCATCTCGCCTGGTCGAGACATCGCAGCGCCCTGTCGCCTCGTAG
- a CDS encoding cytochrome c has product MKAKLIGTILILVVGGLALLGWFGYQSFTTGFSAKAEPNPLEVLLARQVRYLAIPLEHRNKPNPVPVTPDVVQDGLAHFADHCATCHANDGSGQTPIGKNVYPKAPDLRESPTQTMSDGELFWVIHNGIRFTAMPAWGEGDPEQDLDSWKLVHFIRHLPKLTPHELDTMKSLNPKSQHAADEEAAFDKFLQGDDSAATTAGSGHHH; this is encoded by the coding sequence ATGAAAGCCAAACTCATCGGTACGATCTTGATCCTGGTTGTCGGCGGACTGGCGTTGTTGGGCTGGTTCGGCTATCAATCTTTTACGACCGGATTCAGCGCCAAAGCCGAACCCAATCCGCTTGAAGTCTTACTGGCGCGGCAAGTCCGCTACCTGGCCATTCCGCTTGAGCACCGCAACAAGCCGAATCCTGTGCCGGTCACCCCGGACGTGGTGCAGGATGGATTGGCCCACTTTGCCGATCACTGCGCCACCTGCCATGCGAACGACGGCAGCGGCCAAACGCCGATCGGCAAGAATGTCTATCCGAAAGCGCCGGATCTGCGCGAATCACCGACCCAGACCATGTCGGACGGCGAACTCTTCTGGGTGATTCATAACGGGATTCGTTTTACCGCTATGCCGGCCTGGGGCGAAGGCGACCCGGAGCAGGATTTAGATAGCTGGAAGCTGGTACATTTCATTCGCCATTTGCCCAAACTCACACCTCATGAACTGGACACGATGAAGTCGCTGAATCCGAAGTCCCAGCATGCGGCGGACGAGGAAGCGGCCTTCGATAAATTTCTTCAAGGCGATGACTCGGCTGCCACGACAGCAGGGTCCGGTCATCATCATTAA
- a CDS encoding DUF5666 domain-containing protein: MVRHLLLAFALVFTSSAAWAHGSGQHVLGTVTAIDGTHIEVKTPKGKVVSVTLTKQTHFKAKGNPSSTELPAIGDRVVIEATKDKKTLTATEVHYSAAKKVAPPQAPAAQ; this comes from the coding sequence ATGGTACGACACCTTCTATTGGCCTTCGCGCTCGTGTTCACGTCCTCCGCGGCCTGGGCCCACGGGTCGGGCCAGCATGTGCTGGGCACCGTCACGGCGATCGACGGTACCCACATCGAAGTCAAAACTCCCAAGGGGAAAGTGGTCTCGGTGACGCTGACCAAACAAACCCACTTCAAGGCCAAGGGCAATCCGTCGTCGACGGAACTCCCTGCGATCGGCGACCGTGTGGTGATCGAAGCGACCAAGGACAAAAAAACGTTGACGGCAACGGAAGTGCATTACTCTGCGGCGAAAAAAGTGGCACCGCCGCAGGCGCCTGCGGCGCAATAG
- a CDS encoding phage holin family protein has translation MERIQISRFAQASPFHGGLRAALTRVITTGIAVFLAVAIVPGIEAATLTAGVAAVLVLTFLNLILRPILLILTLPLIVLSLGLFLVVVNALLLEFTAYLVKDFTVSGFWPAVGGALVISIVTSLLNMRRLEPPPVEQVIVERRAPKIINPD, from the coding sequence ATGGAGAGGATTCAGATATCCCGATTCGCGCAGGCCTCCCCCTTCCACGGCGGGCTGCGGGCCGCGCTCACCCGCGTGATCACGACCGGCATTGCGGTCTTTCTGGCCGTAGCCATCGTGCCCGGCATCGAAGCCGCGACGTTGACCGCGGGCGTGGCCGCCGTCCTGGTGCTGACGTTTTTGAATCTCATCCTGCGCCCGATTCTCTTGATCCTCACGCTCCCGCTGATCGTCCTGTCTCTAGGACTGTTCCTCGTGGTGGTGAATGCCCTGCTTCTGGAATTCACCGCCTACCTCGTGAAAGATTTTACCGTGTCGGGATTCTGGCCGGCCGTCGGCGGTGCGCTGGTCATCAGCATCGTCACCAGCCTCTTGAACATGCGCCGACTCGAACCGCCGCCGGTTGAGCAAGTCATCGTCGAACGCCGGGCTCCGAAGATTATCAATCCAGACTGA
- a CDS encoding ATP-binding protein produces MTMPATQSKQNAETHLQRTLNTALNELGTDSALAAIFHQDQGPLVSHAARGFTPRDVQAILRTLSTQAAIQSIPNDQEAGRTIRLRLITPGAKSLLGMPLRHRQRTYGFLVIARKENATFAKKEKGLIEQAGDDITKALEREGLFDMNVVLSRPYVSREPAPAAPAVAEMFAAPTAQFTPELEEKIIKVLEEASQYTTYDRAWACYYDPLAGSMEVLGVAGDQKSEKDSKKDMRAGHRLTLDSSASGWAVRHRKPRVDHDLASTQGRFLDHKHLYKERFVSSLVVPFFVRGQVGGTLTLGSKEAGRYQATDARTLEPIILKLADLLQAPPAPVVAPVAQPEAGSDNAVVPDAAPTILEPVIRKQERQAAIGEFSAFLATEIREPIGAIRSQLEEVTAEGILDFDPQTRVENAMRDLIRVEAILNEILDFAKPLELNRRLCRIPEVLESALVVVGTDLEVTRIQVTKDYATQIAPVRGDEAKLQQVFLSIFKNAGEAMTPGGHLHIQVTQHRAGRGIEVQILIKNDGAPIPAEILDKVFEPFFTTKRSGTGLGLATVKKIIEEHGGSIAIASAPGEGTTLTIRLPGVSRGPAFRHRGRGRRPARRPTA; encoded by the coding sequence ATGACCATGCCTGCGACACAATCGAAACAGAACGCTGAAACCCATCTGCAACGGACGTTGAATACCGCCCTGAATGAACTCGGGACGGATTCGGCGCTCGCCGCCATCTTCCACCAGGATCAAGGGCCGCTCGTCAGCCATGCCGCCCGCGGCTTTACCCCGCGCGACGTGCAAGCCATTTTACGGACGCTCTCAACCCAGGCTGCGATCCAATCCATACCGAACGATCAGGAAGCCGGGCGCACCATCCGATTGCGGCTCATTACGCCTGGCGCCAAGTCGCTCCTCGGCATGCCGCTCCGCCATCGCCAGCGCACCTACGGTTTTCTTGTTATCGCCCGAAAAGAAAATGCCACCTTCGCCAAGAAGGAAAAAGGCCTGATTGAACAGGCCGGCGACGACATCACGAAGGCATTGGAGCGCGAAGGCCTGTTCGACATGAATGTGGTGCTTAGCCGCCCCTATGTGTCTCGCGAGCCGGCACCGGCCGCTCCGGCGGTCGCGGAAATGTTTGCCGCACCGACCGCGCAATTCACGCCTGAGTTGGAAGAAAAAATCATCAAGGTGCTGGAAGAAGCGAGCCAGTACACGACGTATGACCGGGCCTGGGCCTGTTATTACGATCCCCTCGCGGGCAGCATGGAAGTGCTCGGCGTGGCCGGCGATCAGAAGAGCGAGAAGGACAGCAAGAAGGACATGCGCGCCGGGCACCGGCTCACACTCGATAGCTCGGCCTCCGGCTGGGCCGTCAGGCACCGGAAGCCTCGTGTCGACCATGACCTGGCCTCGACCCAAGGGCGCTTCCTCGATCATAAGCATCTGTATAAAGAACGGTTCGTCTCCTCTCTCGTGGTTCCATTCTTTGTCCGCGGGCAAGTCGGCGGAACGCTGACGCTCGGGTCAAAAGAGGCAGGGCGCTACCAAGCCACTGACGCCCGCACATTGGAACCGATCATCCTGAAGCTCGCCGACCTCCTCCAAGCGCCACCAGCCCCGGTCGTAGCCCCGGTGGCCCAGCCGGAGGCCGGATCCGACAACGCCGTCGTCCCCGATGCGGCGCCGACGATTTTGGAGCCGGTGATCCGCAAGCAGGAGCGGCAGGCAGCCATCGGAGAGTTCAGCGCCTTCCTTGCCACGGAAATCCGGGAGCCGATCGGAGCCATCCGTTCCCAGCTGGAAGAAGTGACCGCCGAAGGCATTCTTGATTTTGATCCGCAAACCCGCGTCGAAAACGCCATGCGTGATTTGATCCGGGTCGAAGCCATTCTGAACGAAATTCTCGATTTCGCGAAGCCGCTTGAGCTGAACCGGCGCCTCTGCCGCATTCCCGAAGTGCTCGAGAGTGCATTAGTGGTGGTGGGTACCGATCTGGAAGTCACCCGCATTCAGGTCACGAAAGACTACGCGACGCAAATCGCTCCGGTGCGCGGCGATGAAGCGAAACTCCAGCAGGTCTTCCTGAGTATCTTCAAGAATGCCGGCGAGGCCATGACGCCCGGCGGTCACTTACATATTCAAGTCACCCAGCATCGCGCCGGCCGCGGTATTGAAGTGCAGATCCTGATCAAGAACGACGGCGCCCCTATTCCGGCTGAAATTCTCGACAAGGTCTTCGAACCGTTCTTTACGACGAAGCGGTCCGGAACCGGCTTGGGCCTCGCAACCGTCAAGAAAATCATCGAAGAGCATGGCGGATCGATTGCCATTGCCAGCGCCCCCGGCGAAGGCACCACGCTGACGATTCGCCTCCCCGGCGTGAGCCGAGGACCGGCTTTCCGCCATCGCGGGCGGGGCCGGAGACCGGCTCGGAGACCTACGGCCTAG
- a CDS encoding DNA-3-methyladenine glycosylase, with product MTTRHKLLPRDYFNRSTLAVARSLLGKYLVRLIDGREIAGKIIEVEAYVGPRDKACHAAKGRTQRTEVMFGPSGMAYVYLIYGMYHCLNVVTEREEFPAAVLIRAIEVDGVLIDGPGRLCRALRIDRSLNRIDLTIQESLWFEDRGSRILRRQVAALPRIGVDYAGVWATKLWRFRLQAALKAGTRRNRE from the coding sequence ATGACTACAAGACATAAGCTTCTCCCGCGAGACTATTTCAATCGTTCGACTCTTGCCGTGGCGCGGTCTCTCCTTGGCAAGTATCTCGTCCGGCTCATTGACGGGCGTGAGATCGCGGGAAAGATTATCGAAGTCGAGGCCTATGTCGGTCCACGGGATAAGGCTTGTCATGCGGCGAAAGGGAGAACGCAAAGAACCGAAGTGATGTTCGGTCCAAGCGGCATGGCCTACGTCTATCTGATCTACGGGATGTATCATTGTTTGAATGTCGTCACGGAACGGGAGGAGTTTCCTGCGGCAGTGCTGATTCGGGCGATCGAAGTTGATGGAGTGCTGATCGATGGTCCCGGGCGGCTCTGTCGGGCTTTGCGGATTGACCGGAGCTTGAATCGGATCGATCTGACGATTCAGGAATCTCTATGGTTTGAGGATCGGGGAAGCCGGATCTTGCGGCGGCAGGTGGCAGCGCTTCCGAGAATCGGCGTCGACTATGCGGGTGTGTGGGCCACGAAGCTCTGGCGGTTTCGGTTGCAAGCGGCTTTGAAGGCGGGGACGAGGCGAAACAGAGAGTAG